A single genomic interval of Lusitaniella coriacea LEGE 07157 harbors:
- a CDS encoding REP-associated tyrosine transposase, with amino-acid sequence MPQYRRARIPGSIIFITCVTYERQPLFSTENTVNLLRYAVAQTRKERPFEIVGAAILPEHLHFLWQLPPNDCDYSSPVGPMKVLFTRALRGQEPPPTNLSLSRRKHRERDVWQRRFWERSLCQPQEVNLYLDYIHYNPVKHQLVTCPHAWPYSSFSRYVAKGLYSENWACQCQSRPSRVPDLSKIMNEMGE; translated from the coding sequence ATGCCTCAATATCGCCGCGCTCGCATTCCGGGTAGCATTATTTTTATTACCTGTGTCACCTATGAGCGACAGCCCCTTTTCAGTACTGAAAATACTGTTAATCTTTTGCGATATGCTGTTGCCCAAACTCGAAAAGAACGACCCTTTGAAATCGTGGGTGCAGCTATTTTGCCCGAACATCTTCATTTTCTCTGGCAACTGCCCCCTAACGATTGCGACTATTCCTCTCCTGTCGGTCCCATGAAAGTGTTATTCACCCGCGCGCTGCGAGGTCAAGAACCCCCACCCACGAATCTCTCATTATCTCGTCGAAAGCATCGAGAGCGAGATGTCTGGCAGCGTCGTTTTTGGGAGAGAAGTTTGTGTCAGCCTCAAGAAGTTAATCTCTATCTCGATTACATTCATTACAATCCCGTCAAACATCAGCTTGTCACTTGTCCTCACGCTTGGCCCTATTCGAGTTTCTCTAGATATGTTGCCAAGGGTTTGTATTCAGAAAATTGGGCTTGTCAATGTCAAAGTCGCCCATCTAGAGTTCCCGATCTGTCAAAGATTATGAATGAAATGGGAGAATAG